Genomic window (Rosa chinensis cultivar Old Blush chromosome 6, RchiOBHm-V2, whole genome shotgun sequence):
TACTGATGAAAGCAATATTTTGATGggttaaattaaaaattacaaaccAACTCTACTCTAGAAATTTGTTTTGAAGAGCTCTTTTGTTGAAAGTTCAATGTTCTGACGCTATAGGCTTTCTGTAGGCCTTCCCAAAGGATCGAGCTGTTGTGGGAGAAGTGAACTCTTGGTTAGATGACAACCTCATTTGGTCATTCACTAAACTGCGACTTGTGAAAATAACCAGCATCTCTGGTGCCAAAGCTGAATTAGATTTCAttagatttttgcttttaagTTCACCTGTGCTTGAGAGGATGACTATTAAGCCTGCTTCTGTCAATGGTTCTTCAGAACTGCTAAAAAAGTTGCTCCGGCTTGGGCGTGCCTCAGTGCATTCAGAGATAATCTACTTGGACCCGTGATTCATCTGTGGAACTTTGCGGCTAAGATAGGAGAACCTACCTGCAGGAATGAATGTGGCTCTGGACTGTTTGGCAGGAGTCTTTTATGTCTGTTTGTTATTAAAAATCTCCATACTTTTATTGCTAGTCCTCATGACGGTGTTACTGCTTAATATCTTCGGAAATTGGAAACCTCTGGAACTGTATTagcatttttctttccaaatcaaTGATATTATGGACTGCAGGGTATTTCCTCAACAGAATTCCAAACTCATTCCGCATGGAATTTAGAGAAGCCATTTTGAGTCATTTTCAGAAGCAATGCATTGATGTTGAAGAGGAAATAGCGTATGGTATGCTAGAATTAATTTCCTTTCCCATTTCGGAACTATTCTGATACACCACCAAAGTATAAAAATTATAGAACAAAGGGAAAATAGTTCGATAGAAGAATGAGCCTTGAATTGCTTGGACTTTAGGACTGAATTTTGTAACATACAGAACAATTACAACAATTGATCCAAAGCGAACCAGCAGCTATTTGAGATTAATTTCTTGACGCCATATGTTGTTTCCATGTGCTCGGTGTATCTTGACTCCACATTTGGTCGTGCTCTCTGCCTTGTTGCAAATAAAGGACTAGTGTCGACTTCATCTTTGGATACTTCGTATAAGGATGACATTAATACATGAACTTTGACCCTTACCAAGATGCAACCATTTATCTTGTATGCTTATCACTCGTGAGATTCCTAAACTATACAGCTCTGACTTCTTCCAGTTTATACCGGCTCATATCTTCAGAGTAGAGTATGCCATCAGGTGATATAAGGCGCCGTAAAGAAAGGAAAAGCCGAGCCTAAGATTTAAAACTTGTATTTAGATAAGTTCTGAATCGTAAATATCTAGACATGTGAAAGCTATAGACGATCTCTTACCCATTGAAATGCTACAAGTGTCCACCAGCAGCTTACTAAACCACATCCTCGGCTACTCACAAGCTGATGAAACAAAAATTGGGATGGTAATTAAATACATAAAGAATCAATACTCTTCTAAAACACCAGAGAAGTGAAAGACATAAACGTACCAGCAGCAGAAGTGCACCTAAAGAGAAGCAGCTACTCATTGATAGACTAATGAATCTAAGATCTCGTCCAGCCTGAGgaaccaaacaaacaaacagtaCGCTGATATAAGAGGAAAACTTATGACCTATGATGTTAGACAACCTCCTTTAAAATGTAATGCATAAAATCAAGAACCATAAGTCAAAGCAAGTTGGAACTACAAATCACCAGTCATGAAGGTGTCCTGATTAATTTGGAATTTGGATAATCAGAAAGTAGCAGAATATTTTGCAAAACTTAATAACTTGCTGAGTAGATAGGTCATTTTGCTTACTTAAAAGATTATGCATCTGTGAAAATACACCATGGCCTACATGGCATCCCTAACATCGCAGTCAAGTATATGATCAAAAGAACTGAACTATTACTCCATAATTTCTGAGCAAAGTTGAAACATGGGTCAAAAGCTGCATCCAGTGTCCAGCAAAAGCAACCAAATGACAATCTCCTTTTGTACTCGCTATTCACAATTATCTAAATTGCTTAAGTTTAGGCCTTTGATTCCTTACGGTTAAATTTGTAGGTCAATTGTCAGCTCTTGTACATAAATGAACTTTTACAGCTGAGATCAATAAACACACAGAAACTAGTCTGATACAAAATatataacaataaaaaaaaaaaagggaaaaggaGAAGGTCCTCTAAATTATCAAACTATAAGTTAAATGAATATATAGTCTTTCTATGCTAAGGATCTCCTTAGATAttaaaatctaaggatttcCTTGAATAGACTCACTTTCGATTGCATATTTACATGGCacatatgagtagatcatctctacaaactttcagccaaattgaaaatcattaaggcattcaaaactgcgatttacaattatgaacacgaacggttcaggttggacagattcggttcgttcattgatttaatctagttcgacaccttaacgattatcaatttggctgaaaatttgcagaagtgatctatacattaggacctaaaaactgaacggtcgagatgtggatatgcgatcgaaaagttattcaaggaaatccttagattttaaaatctaaggaggTCCTTAGCATAGAaagattgtgtgtgtgtgtgtgtgtgtgtatatgtagCAGTTATACACTCAATAGATAGAGGAAACTGAGTTCTCCCCAAGAAGTGATTGATCAAGACAAGACAAGTTACAAGAACACCCATCACATGCTTTGCCACAGAGATATTAAAATCCAATTCACGTATAACATGGTCATTAGATTTACAAGCAACCTTACATTCACCCTCATAAACAGGATGAACTCCTCCCATTACTTCCACTGCAAATGCAGCATATAGATGACACATAATTTCAATCAAGTTTTGGTCCACAAATGGGCACAAGATGTCTAACAACAATGCTGGTAATAAGAATATGAGAAAATTCATAACACTGAAGATAAAACCAAACATACCAGCAATGTTCCCTCAAAGCTGAGAATGGCGGGTGTCACAGCCAATGCCAAAAAAAATGGTATCAGTAGTTTGTGCATCTGCATTAACACACAATAGAATATCAAAAGGAGTTATATTTCTGGACCAGTTATTAAACCTTTTCACGATGACCAATATCATCGATATATTAAATGGCCATGACTCTTTTAATAGGAGTTATCTACTTATAGGAAGTGATTTAATAGAAAGCTGCACATACTGTAAAGTGTTTGACATCTTAGTAGAAGAGAGTAAACCCAACATGATAATTAATGCTACCGAGTAGAAATTAGGAAGATTACGAATAGCTCACAACAGAAAGAACCAACCTCCTGTATGATCTTCTGATCAGGTGTAAAGATGTTAGGAAACAACCATGGAACAGATGTTCCAACAGTTCCAAGAGCCAAACCAAGGATTGCTCCAATGATGACAAGTGACTTGAGCAACATTCGAGCCTGTTTCATGTCATTAAACTTTCAGAAGATTATAACAATGATCAATACAGAAAATGACTGTGAGTCAACCAATATGACCAAGATTAGAGGATAGATTTGCCATATTAATAAAATTTGACCACGAGTCATAAGTCATTACAAACCTTGGGCAAACTACGATTTACTCCATATATCAACTGAGGCATAAATGACCGTGCAGTTTGAGAGAGAGGTTCGCCCCACACCGTACAGATCATGAATGTTTGAATCATGACCTAGAGTAAGTGACAAGTAGTTAATACAAACAACAATTCATCTCCAAAGAGAAAATTCAACAAACATGACAAGGTCATCCAAAACTAACCTGATGAGCAGCCATTGTATATGTGCCCATAGATGTTGCAAAATATACAATGAGCGAGTAGAAAGCAACCTACACATCACAATGTCTTTGTTAGAGAGGATTTGAGGTTTCCTAGTGTGTCGTGTGAACTAGTTTCATAAATTAAGTGCTGGTTCTTATATAATTTCTTTCTGTGACTGGGGTTCAATTGTTTGAACCCCTCCTTAAGGTATGACTAAACAAATCTTCTGAAGAGTTCTCTGAGACTGGATAAAGAAATATAATTGCGTCAATTGTAACCTTGGACATCATTGTCACCAGCACTGGAGCAGCAAGCCCAATTAGTGTTAGAAGTTCTTTGGGTGAGGGAACAGAAATAGCATAAGAGTTGTATCCTTTCTTGTTCAAAGTTTCAATCATCATGTATCCTGCAACAATCTAAAATTACACCAGTCAATAAAACTGGAAAGGGAAACTTCTGTGTCAGTACCAAGAACATATGATAATATATTCAGACCATTATGTACCAAATATTTATATTCGAAACATAGTTGTTCTGCATACCTGTGATAGCATTGTCGCCCATGCTGCACCAGCAATACCATAGCCTAAAACGCTGCAGAGTAGTATATCACCAACGCCATTAATAGCACTGGCTACAGCTAAGGCCTTCAAAGGACCCCATGAATCTTTCATGCCAAGACTGGAAACAGATGGTGAATATCAGAGTACGAACATGATGAAACAGCTGCTCACAATCTCATTAACCTTGGCATTTAAAACTCCCTGCCAGAGATAACTTTGCCTTAGGCAATGAATAAGTAATTTAAGTCAAAATGAGGGTGCGTGtttgatattttttgtttttgacatgatatttttataaccaCTCACACACTAGATAGAATTTCATATTTCAGTCCATACATGccaaacaattttttttgtttcagcAGTAAATTCTTCTCCCCAAAAACATTGGGCAAATAGGGCAACTAAATCTTCtatcattttaaatttttatttcaaGATATCTAACCTTGCACTCTGGGTAACCCAACCAACAAGAACTGCAGGCCATGCCAAACTCCGTATCTACCAATAGAAAATAACATATTCAGTTATTAATCATTTAGAAGATATTGAGTGTTAAAATATGTTTCAAAAATCCATGATAAGGTATATA
Coding sequences:
- the LOC112173470 gene encoding protein DETOXIFICATION 46, chloroplastic — encoded protein: MQARTLHLISHSLSSQPCCLFSTTPPPSSSLFFNHTPRFPSSRSRCFSSSSASIRRRPIRPVIACIGDGGAGTDAISRSGEAAEVKGGELESQSIWNQMKEIVMFTGPATGIWISGPLMSLIDTVVVGQGSSIELAALGPGTVMCDNMSYVFMFLSIATSNIVATSLAKGDKNEVQHHISTLLFVALTCGFLMLLFTRFFGCWALTAFTGSKNIHIIPAANTYVQIRSLAWPAVLVGWVTQSASLGMKDSWGPLKALAVASAINGVGDILLCSVLGYGIAGAAWATMLSQIVAGYMMIETLNKKGYNSYAISVPSPKELLTLIGLAAPVLVTMMSKVAFYSLIVYFATSMGTYTMAAHQVMIQTFMICTVWGEPLSQTARSFMPQLIYGVNRSLPKARMLLKSLVIIGAILGLALGTVGTSVPWLFPNIFTPDQKIIQEMHKLLIPFFLALAVTPAILSFEGTLLAGRDLRFISLSMSSCFSLGALLLLLVSSRGCGLVSCWWTLVAFQWARLFLSLRRLISPDGILYSEDMSRYKLEEVRAV